A portion of the Punica granatum isolate Tunisia-2019 chromosome 7, ASM765513v2, whole genome shotgun sequence genome contains these proteins:
- the LOC116212718 gene encoding receptor-like protein 7 isoform X1, with product MRRDVWVFLFLSFLSFFISRHSIIIVVAVAVVVPTSNASSPYSSQHPNHASECNALLQFSQSFTSSRDASALYCDILHSTNTSYPKTALWQKGTDCCSWDGVACHMSKDYVIGFDLSCSWLRGALHSNSTLFSLRNLQRLNLAGNNFAGSQISSRFGILTRLAHLNLSCSSFSGIIPLEMISRLSSLISLDISVSSYSGNLTMEEDRSFRRFISNLTQLRELALDRVDMSRISLTSFTNLSSTLTSLSLVGCSLQGTFPINIFHLPNLGILSLSSNNDLTGTLPQTNWSSSPLVLLSLSLTKFHGPIPDSVGNLTSLEFLDLQDGEFTGSVPPTLGNLDRLSYLGLGAINLSGTVDFDKFARLKNLEYLYLSENLSVMLPNTGNCSFPKLKYLTLRGVNLTSTFPYFLSSSPELKWLDLSENKISGPIPEWFGRVWSNTLSYLDLFYNNFTGEIPFSICQLTPLTYLSLSNNRLNGTIPRCLGNLSNLYYLLLGDNLLQGPLPRSLANGTSLGNSHVELVDLANNNFDGPLPIPPPSVQFYSIANNKFSGDILHQLCNATLLDVVNLSNNSFTGSIPHCLINLNASALDLRANKLAGQIPDIFFSGNNLRTIRLSQNRLEGTVPRSLANCKNLEVLDLGENELEDRFPYWLDTLPNLQVLNLDPTSCVVRLTALGRIITPFRSCIFLTSLTIGFMVIFRLSTLPTS from the coding sequence ATGAGGAGAGATGTTTGggtcttcctcttcctcagcttcctctctttcttcatctcacgccattcaataataatagttGTTGCTGTTGCTGTTGTTGTTCCCACCAGCAATGCATCATCCCCTTATTCATCCCAACACCCAAACCATGCCAGTGAGTGCAATGCCCTGCTCCAGTTCAGTCAATCATTTACCAGCTCAAGGGATGCCTCTGCACTTTACTGCGACATTCTCCATTCGACCAACACTTCATATCCGAAGACCGCCTTGTGGCAGAAGGGCACTGATTGCTGCTCATGGGATGGGGTCGCATGCCACATGTCAAAAGACTACGTGATCGGCTTCGACCTCAGTTGCAGTTGGCTTCGGGGAGCTCTCCATTCCAACAGCACTCTCTTCTCGCTCCGGAATCTTCAGCGGCTGAATCTCGCTGGTAACAATTTCGCTGGCTCACAAATTTCATCGAGGTTTGGTATACTTACACGATTGGCACATCTCAATCTCTCTTGTTCTTCCTTCTCGGGGATCATTCCTCTAGAGATGATCTCTCGCCTTTCCAGCCTAATTTCACTTGATATCTCAGTCAGCTCCTACAGTGGAAATTTGACAATGGAAGAGGATCGTAGTTTCAGAAGGTTTATTAGTAATCTCACTCAGCTGAGAGAACTTGCTCTTGATAGAGTAGACATGTCTAGAATTTCTCTTACCTCCTTCACGAATCTCTCTTCCACTCTGACTTCTTTGAGTCTTGTTGGCTGCTCTCTGCAAGGGACATTCCCGATTAACATCTTCCATCTCCCAAACCTCGgcattctctctctttctagtAATAATGATCTCACGGGCACTCTCCCTCAAACAAATTGGAGTAGTAGCCCACTCGTCCTCTTGAGTCTATCACTTACAAAGTTCCACGGACCTATTCCTGATTCAGTGGGGAATCTCACATCCTTGGAATTTTTGGACCTCCAAGACGGCGAGTTTACTGGATCGGTCCCACCAACACTTGGAAACCTTGACCGCCTCTCTTACTTGGGCCTCGGTGCTATCAACCTCAGCGGTACCGTTGACTTTGATAAGTTTGCAAGGCTAAAGAATCTTGAGTACCTTTATCTTTCGGAGAACCTTAGCGTAATGCTTCCAAACACTGGCAATTGTTCCTTCCCGAAGCTCAAATATTTGACCCTGCGTGGCGTCAACTTGACTAGTACATTCCCATATTTTTTGAGTTCTTCACCTGAGCTGAAATGGCTGGACCTTTCTGAAAACAAGATCAGTGGTCCAATTCCTGAATGGTTTGGGAGAGTGTGGAGCAACACGCTGTCATACTTGGAtctcttttataataatttcacCGGAGAGATCCCATTCTCAATCTGCCAACTAACTCCACTAACATATCTATCCCTCTCAAATAACAGACTCAACGGCACCATCCCGAGATGCTTGGGAAATTTAAGCAATCTCTACTATTTGCTATTGGGTGACAATCTGTTACAAGGTCCACTGCCGCGATCTTTAGCAAATGGTACGAGCttgggaaattcacatgttgAGTTGGTTGACTTAGCCAATAACAATTTTGACGGCCCACTTCCGATTCCACCGCCCAGTGTTCAGTTCTATTCTATTGCAAACAATAAGTTTAGTGGAGACATTCTTCATCAGCTCTGCAACGCCACTCTGCTAGACGTGGTGAACCTCTCCAATAATAGCTTCACCGGTTCCATTCCTCActgtttaataaatttaaatgcATCAGCGTTGGACCTCCGAGCAAATAAGCTTGCTGGTCAGATACCAGATATATTTTTCTCGGGGAACAACTTGAGGACGATTCGGTTGAGTCAAAATCGACTTGAAGGTACTGTGCCGCGATCTTTGGCGAATTGCAAGAATTTGGAAGTTTTGGATCTCGGTGAAAATGAGTTGGAAGATCGCTTCCCTTATTGGTTGGACACACTTCCGAATTTGCAAGTGCTCAACCTAGATCCAACAAGCTGCGTGGTCCGATTAACAGCTCTAGGAAGAATAATAACCCCTTTCAGAAGTTGCATATTTTTGACCTCTCTAACAATAGGTTTTATGGTAATCTTCCGGCTAAGTACATTGCCAACTTCATAG
- the LOC116212718 gene encoding receptor-like protein 9DC3 isoform X2, whose protein sequence is MWTYEDGASYQDSVTVVMKGSTIELERILTAFTTIDLSGNLFGGDILELIGDLKALKGLNLSHNNLTGNIPPSIGNLTNLEWLDLSSNKLDGRIPRGLADLTMLAWLNLSDNQLVGPAPRSTQFDTFSHSFDGNPGLCGHPLPKACGTDDQPWPPTSPGEREEETGSGHWIEWRAVPMGYGCGLALGISAWFIMWETLRPRWLVRMIERLIYRMTKRKMRNVAPGNRSRRNTRGQ, encoded by the exons ATGTGGACATATGAAGATGGGGCAAGCTATCAAGATTCCGTGACGGTGGTCATGAAAGGATCTACGATTGAGTTGGAGAGAATTCTGACCGCGTTTACGACCATCGACTTATCAGGGAACTTATTCGGAGGAGATATCCTAGAGTTAATAGGAGATCTGAAGGCACTCAAGGGACTCAACCTTTCTCACAACAATTTGACCGGCAACATCCCTCCTTCCATAGGGAATCTGACTAATCTTGAGTGGTTGGACCTCTCCTCGAACAAGCTGGATGGGAGGATCCCTAGAGGATTGGCGGATCTCACAATGCTCGCCTGGTTGAATCTCTCAGACAACCAGCTCGTGGGGCCAGCTCCTCGAAGCACGCAGTTCGATACGTTCAGCCACTCCTTTGACGGGAATCCTGGACTGTGTGGGCATCCCCTGCCAAAAGCATGTGGGACCGATGACCAGCCATGGCCTCCAACTTCCCCAGGAGAACGAGAAGAGGAGACTGGATCCGGACATTGGATTGAATGGAGGGCAGTGCCAATGGGCTATGGATGCGGGCTTGCACTCGGGATATCAGCATGGTTCATTATGTGGGAAACCCTGAGACCAAGATGGTTGGTGAGAATGATTGAGAGGTTAATATATAGAATGACAAAGAGGAAAATGAGAAATGTTGCTCCGGGAAATCGCTCGAG AAGGAACACCAGAGGCCAATGA
- the LOC116213513 gene encoding DNA mismatch repair protein MSH5-like, which yields MEEVDETEAEPQFRVQSRCDYRDKHLFLTAMRFSLHTLRVYMACILQGHRIGVEYYDSSIRQLNELEVWEDMTSDFPMIDLVKYQAKPLVIYTSTKSEEPFLAASERSDRTSEEAPTVKLVKSSLFSYEQAWHRNEKTEDTHCNFSY from the exons ATGGAGGAAGTGGACGAAACAGAAGCCGAGCCTCAG TTCCGTGTTCAGAGTCGGTGCGATTATCGGGATAAACACCTCTTTCTTACGGCAATGCGGTTTTCCCTTCACACATTGCGGGTTTATATGGCATGCATCCTCCAAGGTCACCG CATTGGAGTTGAGTATTACGACTCCAGCATTCGCCAACTTAATGAGCTGGAAGTTTGGGAAGATATGACATCGGATTTTCCTATGATTGATCTCG TTAAATACCAAGCGAAGCCCCTCGTAATATATACAAGCACCAAGAGTGAAGAACCATTCTTAGCTGCTTCAGAGAGAAGTG ATAGAACCAGTGAGGAGGCTCCTACTGTGAAGCTCGTAAAAAGTTCACTATTTAGCTATGAACAAGCATGGCACAGGAATGAAAAGACAGAAGATACCCACTGCAATTTCTCATATTAG
- the LOC116213514 gene encoding DNA mismatch repair protein MSH5-like produces MKKFNSPSSTCAGTGWSAFLKNVSSLLHVNKIFEVGTTDDLWEYAKFLNLDIIDKASSVLGTELAYVYELVIGVIDERRTKEKGYETMVKESFCDELDELRQIYEELPEFLELVSFHVSSLELSHLPDLWKEKPAPCVVYIQQIGNLIHYFAFFYMDHIKMQFSDTDGDTERFFYHTAKTRELDALLGDINHKILDMERAIIRDLVSHILVFSAHLLEAVNFAAELDCYLSLALVARQNNYVRPTLTDENLLDIQKGRDGLSICHVLQEMTVDTFIPNDTTIVRDERINIITGPNYSGKSIFISRSVALIVFLAHIGSFVPADAATVGLTDRIFCATGSKLMIAEQSTFMMDLHQVGMMLRHATSRSLCLLDEFGKGPLNEDGVGLLGGAISYFVMRDQAPKVLVCTHLTELLDESYLLKSEKIKFYTMSVLRPEDASADIEDIVFLYRLVPGYTLLSYGLHCALAGVLKEVIDRAASILGSPGNNQTIDRMHNERILAQDQQCKNALEKMLAFNTICGVSSEASLRKYYHHNI; encoded by the exons ATGAAGAAATTCAACTCTCCAAGCTCCACATGCGCCGGCACTGGTTGGTCAGCTTTTCTGAAG AACGTTTCTTCACTCTTGCATGTGAACAAGATATTTGAAGTAGGCACTACTGACGATCTTTGGGAGTACGCAAAGTTTTTGAATTTGGACATCATTGACAAG GCTAGTTCAGTCCTTGGCACAGAGCTGGCTTATGTCTATGAATTG GTGATTGGTGTTATTGATGAAAGAAGAACTAAAGAGAAAGGTTATGAGACAATGGTAAAGGAAAGCTTCTGTGATGAG TTAGATGAGCTGAGGCAAATATATGAGGAATTGCCAGAGTTTTTGGAACTGGT TTCTTTTCATGTTTCTTCATTGGAACTTTCCCATCTTCCAGACCTGTGGAAGGAGAAGCCTGCTCCTTGTGTTGTATACATCCAACAAATAGGTAAtcttattcattattttg cCTTCTTTTATATGGATCATATAAAAATGCAGTTCTCTGACACAGATGGAGATACAGAAAGGTTCTTCTATCACACTGCCAAGACACGAGAATTAGATGCCCTTCTTGGAGACATTAATCACAAAATTTTGG ATATGGAACGGGCAATTATCAGAGACTTGGTATCACATATACTCGTATTCTCAGCACATCTGCTTGAGGCTGTGAATTTTGCTGCTGAACTTGATTG CTACTTGTCACTGGCATTGGTTGCTCGTCAGAACAATTACGTGAGACCCACATTGACTGATGAAAATCTGCTTGATATTCAAAAAGGGAGGGATGGACTGTCAATATGCCAC GTCTTGCAGGAAATGACAGTTGACACTTTCATTCCAAATGATACAACTATTGTTAGAGATG AACGTATAAATATAATCACCGGTCCCAATTACTCAGGCAAAAGTATCTTCATAAGCAGGTCA GTTGCTCTCATTGTCTTCCTTGCACATATTGGAAGTTTTGTACCGGCAGATGCTGCAACTGTGGGTTTGACTGATAG GATATTTTGTGCAACAGGAAGCAAACTCATGATTGCAGAGCAATCAACCTTCATGATGGATCTTCATCAAGTAGGCATGATGCTAAG GCATGCGACTTCAAGATCATTATGTCTGCTAGATGAATTCGGGAAAGGCCCTCTAAATGAAG ATGGAGTTGGCCTGCTTGGTGGGGCAATAAGTTACTTTGTCATGCGCGATCAAGCCCCAAAA GTTTTGGTATGCACTCATCTGACTGAATTACTTGATGAGAGCTATTTGCTGAAG TCGGAGAAGATCAAGTTCTACACCATGAGTGTGCTAAGGCCTGAAGATGCTTCAGCAGATATTGAGGACATTGTATTTCTTTACCG GCTAGTTCCTGGTTACACGCTTTTGAGCTATG GTCTCCATTGTGCACTCGCTG GTGTTCTGAAGGAAGTGATTGACAGAGCTGCATCGATTCTCGGTAGCCCTGGGAACAATCAGACCATTGATAGAATGCACAATGAGAGAATATTGGCTCAAGATCAGCAATGCAAG AATGCGTTGGAGAAGATGCTGGCATTCAATACAATTTGTGGTGTGTCCTCAGAAGCTTCTTTGAGGAAATATTACCATCATAATATCTGA